In Dioscorea cayenensis subsp. rotundata cultivar TDr96_F1 chromosome 11, TDr96_F1_v2_PseudoChromosome.rev07_lg8_w22 25.fasta, whole genome shotgun sequence, a single genomic region encodes these proteins:
- the LOC120271489 gene encoding CO(2)-response secreted protease-like yields MFGSMKFLLISNIVTLFLALFLLSLANGMEEKKDVYIVYMGAAAPASSPETLTQTHLQLLTSVVKRQEHQKLIHSYKHGFSGFAARLSKEEALAISQNQDVISVFVDPVYQLHTTRSWDFLQLQSSLKSGSTLRANETDNGLFSKVGEDTIIGLLDTGIWPESPSFSDKGMRPLKKRWNGKCDKANDFNSSNCNMKLIGARSYKPDDNPNSPRDYDGHGTHTSSIAGGAAVSDASYYGVAAGTAKGGSPASRIAVYKVCGNFGCTGSSILAAFDDAIADGVDVLSISIGGYIFDKPDFNKDPIAIGSFHAVEKNVIVVCSAGNDGPSTGSVLNEAPWIITVAATTIDRKFDSDILLLGTGSNNKAIKGQAINFSNLGKSPTHPLVYGRSAKSNSNSSTDQSASHCDMQSLDEKKIKGKIVVCKHNDEDIRSDVLVELLKDLGAIGVILVNYQQNSVASTYVDIPVTEIPLQAADELFTYINSTKKPIATILPTISVTEYKPAPQIAYFSSRGPSSLTKNILKPDIAAPGVNILAGWPLRNSSSDIPPGKKPSGFNLQSGTSMSCPHIAGVAANIKSWNPKWSASAVRSAIMTTAILMNNNKRQLTTDLGSTATPYDFGAGEVNPIAALQPGLVYDAGPEDYLLFLCNYGYNTSTIKSISNSALVGFECPKNSSKDLISSLNYPSIAISNLHRIKKKIVSRTLTNVGAEEEITYVVSVQSPVGVDVKVVPEKLQFTKKSKKLSYQVTFSVKDSSLTNELFGWITWSDGKHLVRSPYVISSK; encoded by the exons ATGTTTGGGAGCATGAAGTTTCTTCTAATTTCAAACATTGTTACATTATTTCTTGCTTTATTCCTTTTGTCGTTGGCCAATGgaatggaggagaagaaggatgtttatatagtttatatggGGGCTGCAGCACCAGCTTCTTCTCCAGAGACTCTCACTCAAACCCATCTTCAGCTTCTTACCTCAGTGGTTAAAAG ACAGGAGCACCAAAAATTGATCCATAGCTATAAACATGGGTTCTCTGGTTTTGCTGCGAGGCTATCGAAAGAAGAGGCATTGGCCATTAGTCAAAACCAAGATGTGATATCAGTATTTGTTGATCCCGTTTATCAACTTCACACTACTCGATCATGGGATTTTTTGCAACTCCAAAGCTCCTTAAAGTCTGGCTCAACACTCAGAGCAAATGAAACTGACAATGGACTTTTTTCAAAAGTAGGTGAAGATACAATCATTGGGCTTTTAGATACAG GGATTTGGCCAGAATCACCAAGCTTTAGTGATAAAGGGATGAGACCACTTAAAAAGAGATGGAATGGGAAATGTGATAAGGCAAATGACTTCAATTCATCCAATTGTAACAT GAAGCTCATCGGAGCAAGATCATACAAACCCGACGATAACCCGAATAGCCCGAGAGACTATGACGGACACGGAACCCACACCTCCTCCATCGCCGGCGGCGCAGCGGTTTCCGACGCCTCCTACTACGGCGTCGCCGCCGGCACGGCCAAGGGCGGCTCTCCTGCTTCTAGGATCGCCGTCTACAAGGTTTGTGGCAATTTTGGCTGCACGGGATCCTCGATCCTCGCCGCATTTGATGACGCCATCGCCGACGGCGTTGATGTGCTCTCGATCTCGATAGGCGGTTATATATTTGACAAGCCCGACTTCAACAAGGATCCGATTGCTATCGGATCATTCCATGCGGTGGAGAAGAATGTGATCGTCGTCTGCTCCGCTGGGAATGATGGGCCTTCCACTGGGAGTGTCCTCAATGAGGCTCCATGGATCATTACCGTCGCAGCCACTACTATTGATCGGAAGTTCGACTCTGATATTCTTCTACTTGGCACTGGCAGTAACAACAAAGCTATCAAG GGGCAAGctataaatttctctaatttggGCAAATCTCCAACCCATCCATTGGTCTATGGTCGATCAGCAAAGTCTAATTCAAACTCCAGCACTGATCAATCAGCTAG CCATTGCGACATGCAGTCATTGGATGAGAAAAAGATCAAAGGAAAGATAGTTGTTTGCAAGCACAATGACGAGGACATAAGAAGTGACGTACTGGTTGAGCTGTTAAAGGACTTAGGAGCGATTGGAGTGATACTGGTTAACTATCAACAAAACTCTGTGGCTTCTACTTATGTTGATATCCCAGTAACTGAGATCCCTCTCCAAGCAGCAGATGAGCTTTTCACTTACATCAACTCCACCAA GAAACCAATAGCAACCATTTTGCCAACCATAAGTGTGACTGAGTATAAGCCTGCACCacaaattgcttatttctcttCAAGAGGCCCTTCTTCACTAACAAAAAACATCCTCAAG CCTGATATTGCAGCACCAGGAGTGAACATTCTAGCAGGATGGCCTCTAAGGAATTCATCATCAGATATACCACCAGGGAAGAAGCCTTCGGGTTTCAACCTGCAATCTGGGACTTCAATGTCCTGCCCTCATATTGCCGGAGTCGCAGCCAACATCAAGTCTTGGAACCCGAAATGGAGCGCATCTGCAGTCCGGTCAGCCATCATGACCACAG CTATTTtgatgaataataataagagacaATTGACGACTGATTTAGGCTCTACTGCAACACCATATGATTTTGGAGCAGGAGAAGTTAATCCAATAGCTGCATTACAGCCAGGTCTGGTTTATGATGCAGGGCCTGAAgattatctactatttttgtgtAACTATGGTTACAATACATCTACCATCAAGTCTATCAGTAATAGTGCCTTGGTTGGATTTGAATGCCCAAAGAACTCTAGTAAGGACTTGATTTCCAGCCTCAATTACCCATCAATAGCTATCAGCAACCTAcatagaataaagaaaaagatagtgaGTCGGACATTGACCAATGTGGGAGCTGAAGAGGAGATCACATATGTTGTAAGTGTCCAATCTCCAGTTGGAGTAGATGTGAAGGTAGTTCCTGAGAAACTTCAGTTCACAAAGAAAAGTAAGAAATTGAGCTACCAAGTGACTTTTTCGGTGAAGGACTCCTCCTTGACAAATGAACTGTTTGGGTGGATTACTTGGTCAGATGGAAAGCACTTGGTTAGAAGTCCATATGTGATTAGTAGCAAGTAA